In Methanosarcinales archaeon, the following are encoded in one genomic region:
- a CDS encoding ABC transporter substrate-binding protein: MMGCIDQQSTQNSKQTLTIGYGKDTSVASPQMMDFMPEMMVLERLIEYRDGEVLPSLATSWDIQDNGKTIVFHLKKDIKFSDGSPFTAEDVKFTFDRLKALKYYHWTEVDRIKSVEVIDLHTIAFHYEDGKEGYIALTAFGEYHCSIMSPVSVEPKGNISGKIVNPIGTGPWKVDNYAKDQQTIFISNEYFQGETPKLDKIVVKVIPDAETRVLALRSGDVAMIVDYYHGGSSYTPRNLLEPLKSEGFNVIKNEMPMTTIINFNYKKEPWNDVRVRKAVNYATDKDEVSALFDNWVNPAKHGLYSEQGPYIKEAKVEAYPNDINKAKTLLKDAGYGELKADLILQGENPDEVKLGELIQAQLKKIGIQVKLSVLEGGAYSERRNKGDYDLRVNYIGGPERRGYTRTDGRFNPNASEFGYGAYDDPELTDLLEKAVSSFDGNERQEEFKQFYQLLYEKAGIVPLYYDAVFIVADKKVKGIKYISSEPCFSGLWIE, from the coding sequence ATGATGGGCTGCATAGACCAACAATCCACTCAAAACTCAAAACAAACATTAACGATCGGATATGGCAAGGATACAAGTGTTGCTTCTCCGCAAATGATGGATTTCATGCCAGAGATGATGGTTCTGGAAAGGCTCATAGAATACAGAGATGGTGAAGTGCTGCCAAGTCTTGCAACTTCGTGGGACATCCAGGATAACGGCAAGACGATAGTTTTTCATTTAAAAAAAGATATTAAATTCTCGGATGGAAGCCCATTTACTGCTGAAGATGTAAAATTTACATTCGACAGGTTGAAAGCACTGAAATATTACCATTGGACTGAAGTTGATCGAATAAAAAGTGTGGAAGTGATTGATCTACATACGATAGCTTTTCATTACGAGGATGGAAAAGAAGGATACATTGCATTGACTGCTTTTGGAGAATATCATTGCAGTATTATGAGTCCCGTATCTGTTGAACCGAAGGGAAATATTAGTGGAAAGATCGTGAATCCCATCGGCACTGGACCCTGGAAGGTCGATAATTATGCAAAGGATCAACAAACGATATTCATATCGAACGAGTATTTTCAAGGTGAAACACCAAAATTGGATAAGATTGTTGTTAAAGTTATACCCGATGCCGAGACAAGGGTCCTGGCTCTCAGATCGGGCGATGTGGCTATGATTGTTGACTATTACCATGGTGGATCCAGCTATACTCCTAGAAATTTATTAGAGCCTTTGAAAAGCGAAGGATTCAATGTAATCAAAAATGAGATGCCGATGACCACGATAATTAATTTCAATTACAAAAAAGAGCCGTGGAACGATGTGAGAGTTAGAAAAGCCGTAAACTATGCAACCGATAAGGATGAGGTTTCAGCACTCTTCGATAACTGGGTGAATCCGGCAAAACACGGATTGTATAGTGAACAAGGACCATACATAAAAGAGGCAAAGGTAGAAGCATATCCCAACGATATAAATAAAGCAAAGACCTTACTTAAGGATGCAGGCTATGGGGAATTGAAGGCAGACCTCATATTGCAGGGTGAAAATCCCGATGAGGTTAAGCTCGGCGAGCTTATACAGGCACAACTCAAAAAAATTGGCATTCAGGTGAAGCTGAGCGTATTGGAGGGTGGTGCATACAGCGAAAGAAGGAATAAAGGGGATTATGATCTTAGGGTAAATTATATTGGAGGTCCCGAAAGGCGCGGCTACACGAGAACAGACGGCAGGTTCAATCCAAACGCTTCAGAGTTCGGGTACGGTGCATACGATGATCCTGAGTTGACAGACCTCCTTGAGAAGGCTGTGTCATCTTTCGATGGCAATGAGCGTCAAGAGGAATTCAAACAGTTTTACCAACTGCTCTACGAGAAGGCAGGTATCGTTCCACTCTACTATGATGCAGTGTTTATTGTAGCAGATAAGAAAGTGAAAGGGATAAAATATATAAGCTCAGAGCCTTGCTTTAGCGGGTTATGGATAGAATGA
- a CDS encoding ABC transporter permease: MKKYIAKRLLLLIPIMLGASLLSFSILYLAPGDPAELMLERQLQGAPTQEQIDAFKEKHGLNAPVPIQFGGWLYKISHGDLGTSLRTEEPVLKEFLNRFPASLVLFFLSQIISIAIGIPLGIISAVKHNSKVDHFSRLIAMFGVSMPNFWLGLLLILFFAVYLDLFPAFGYGEISHIILPAVALGVSGCASIMRLMRASMLEVLNLDYIRTARAKGLCEQVVIVKHGLKNALIPVVTFIGFHIGHLFSGMVIIETVFAWPGVGRFLIQSIHSRDFPVIQGFVLIIAMFCVFAILIVDILYTYLDPRIRYE, from the coding sequence ATGAAGAAGTACATAGCGAAAAGATTGCTTTTATTGATCCCGATTATGCTTGGGGCTTCTCTACTCTCCTTTTCCATCCTTTATCTTGCTCCTGGAGATCCTGCAGAGCTAATGCTTGAGAGGCAGTTGCAGGGTGCTCCAACTCAAGAACAGATAGATGCGTTCAAAGAGAAGCACGGATTAAACGCTCCAGTTCCAATCCAGTTTGGAGGATGGCTTTATAAGATATCGCATGGTGATCTTGGTACATCACTCAGGACTGAAGAGCCTGTGCTAAAGGAATTTCTTAATAGGTTTCCCGCATCTCTTGTGCTATTTTTTCTCTCGCAGATAATCTCCATTGCAATAGGGATTCCTCTGGGAATTATATCTGCAGTAAAACACAACTCGAAGGTGGACCATTTTTCCAGGTTGATTGCAATGTTTGGTGTTTCCATGCCAAATTTTTGGCTGGGCTTGCTTTTAATTCTTTTCTTTGCGGTTTATTTGGATTTGTTTCCAGCCTTTGGTTATGGAGAGATTTCGCATATAATCCTTCCGGCAGTAGCCTTGGGAGTATCAGGATGCGCATCTATAATGCGGTTAATGAGGGCAAGTATGCTTGAGGTTTTAAACCTGGATTATATAAGGACTGCGAGAGCAAAGGGTTTGTGTGAACAGGTCGTTATAGTAAAGCATGGTTTAAAAAATGCATTAATTCCAGTTGTAACATTTATCGGTTTTCATATCGGGCATCTCTTTTCCGGTATGGTGATTATCGAGACGGTATTTGCATGGCCAGGAGTTGGCAGATTCTTAATTCAATCTATACATTCAAGAGATTTTCCGGTAATCCAAGGCTTTGTTTTGATTATTGCAATGTTTTGTGTCTTTGCTATTCTGATCGTGGATATTTTGTATACATATTTGGATCCCAGAATACGGTATGAATGA
- a CDS encoding ABC transporter permease — translation MLKVVQQLKKDKMAVIGMMIILILTFIAIFAPYLSLYNPMEVNMENRLLSPSEKNPMGTDQLGRDLLSRIVYGTRVSIAAATMATLMIMIFGVMIGAIAGYFGGIIDQAIMRIVDVLLAFPNLILTIAIAGMLGPSLINLIIAMTATGWVGYSRIVRGSVLSVKEKEFVEAARAMGCSNSYIIVRHVIPNIISPVIVIATIGMGNTILSITGLSFLGLGAQPPTPEWGAMLSESKSFMTTAPHLMIFPGLMIMIVVLAFNFLGDGLRDALDPRLKQVMVK, via the coding sequence ATGCTTAAGGTCGTTCAGCAGCTTAAAAAAGATAAAATGGCAGTGATTGGAATGATGATCATCCTTATTCTTACCTTCATTGCGATATTTGCCCCATACTTGTCTTTGTATAATCCAATGGAAGTAAACATGGAGAATCGTTTGCTGAGCCCAAGTGAAAAAAATCCTATGGGAACTGATCAGTTGGGCAGAGACCTTTTAAGCAGGATAGTTTATGGGACACGAGTTTCAATAGCTGCTGCGACAATGGCTACCCTTATGATTATGATTTTTGGGGTAATGATAGGTGCAATAGCAGGATACTTTGGCGGTATAATCGATCAAGCGATAATGCGTATAGTCGATGTATTGTTAGCATTTCCAAATTTGATTTTGACAATAGCGATTGCAGGAATGCTGGGACCTTCACTTATAAACCTTATAATTGCCATGACTGCAACCGGATGGGTAGGTTATTCGAGAATAGTTCGTGGTTCTGTTTTGTCTGTGAAAGAAAAAGAATTCGTAGAGGCGGCAAGAGCGATGGGTTGTAGTAATTCATATATTATAGTACGTCATGTCATACCAAATATTATTTCTCCGGTGATAGTGATTGCAACAATAGGTATGGGGAATACAATTCTATCGATCACCGGATTAAGTTTTTTAGGATTAGGAGCACAGCCTCCTACTCCAGAATGGGGTGCTATGCTTAGTGAAAGTAAATCTTTCATGACAACGGCACCACATTTAATGATTTTTCCGGGATTGATGATTATGATTGTCGTGTTAGCTTTCAATTTCCTAGGTGACGGATTAAGAGATGCATTGGACCCACGGTTAAAACAGGTAATGGTCAAATGA